A single region of the Thermovenabulum gondwanense genome encodes:
- the rpsS gene encoding 30S ribosomal protein S19, with amino-acid sequence MGRSVKKGPFVDPKLLKKIKAMNEKREKKVIKTWSRDSTIIPEMVGHTIAVHDGKKHVPVYITEDMVGHKLGEFAPTRTFRGHGAHTEKSTALK; translated from the coding sequence ATGGGGCGCTCTGTTAAAAAGGGACCATTTGTTGATCCCAAGCTCTTGAAGAAAATAAAGGCTATGAATGAAAAAAGGGAAAAGAAGGTTATTAAAACCTGGTCAAGGGATTCCACGATAATACCGGAAATGGTAGGACACACCATAGCAGTGCATGACGGCAAAAAGCATGTACCGGTTTACATTACCGAGGATATGGTAGGGCATAAATTAGGCGAATTCGCACCCACGCGCACCTTCAGAGGTCATGGAGCTCATACAGAAAAGTCCACAGCCCTGAAGTAA
- the rplV gene encoding 50S ribosomal protein L22 encodes MEARAQARYVRIAPRKVRIVLNLIRGKSVQEALSILQFTPKRASRIVEKLLRSAIANAENNHNMNPDALYIYKCYADQGPMMKRFHARAMGRAAMVRKRTSHITVVLKEKEG; translated from the coding sequence GTGGAGGCCAGGGCACAAGCAAGATATGTCCGCATAGCCCCAAGAAAGGTAAGGATAGTCCTTAATCTGATAAGGGGCAAAAGTGTTCAGGAAGCCCTGTCGATTTTGCAATTCACTCCCAAGAGGGCTTCCAGGATTGTTGAAAAATTATTGCGCTCGGCAATAGCCAACGCTGAGAATAATCACAACATGAACCCCGATGCTCTCTATATATATAAATGTTATGCCGATCAGGGACCAATGATGAAAAGGTTCCATGCGAGAGCGATGGGCAGGGCGGCAATGGTACGAAAGAGAACCAGTCATATTACCGTAGTTTTGAAGGAAAAGGAGGGATAA